In Mycolicibacterium phocaicum, one DNA window encodes the following:
- a CDS encoding VWA domain-containing protein, protein MGRHRAPDDDDSNADESRDDAISDYDALSPDIPEADDTATGAMGFRVPDDWAEMHGMSAADTPRAATPSPATPPADNGDRYETDEPNADYGEPDYSDQPDLTGADSITQAFPSVPRRASVRSHGGDWEGGEWTGSHRAIQTKRRGVSVGVIAALVTVVVVVAAVILWRFFGSVLSDRSREASARCVSGSVSVPVLADPSISDALNSLAGKYSQSAAPIGDKCVKVEVKASDPTTVVDGVVNKWPSNLGPRPALWIPASSVSAARLVAGAGEQAVSGDAKSLATSPVLLAVRPQLKDALSQQNWGTLPALQTTPTALDGLSLPGWGSLRLAVPTADNSDAAYLAAEAVAAAAADGGPVNAGAGAVHRLTAAQPKLADPKASTALDALISASDPATAPVHAVVTTEQQLYQRSQHTDNAKGKLAAWLPPGAPAVADYPAVLLAGEGLSHEAVTAASEFERFLRKPEQLAELSKAGFRVDGGNPPKNDVVNLGSLPDALSVGDTGTRATLANAVGGTSKAAAVTIMLDQSMPTSDGAKTRLGNVTTALMDRLKAMSPNSSVGLWTFDGVSGRNEIPAAPLSDQAHASQLISNLNNQSSSGGGHVSFTTLRMLYGDAISKYVDGQANSILLITSGPHTDQSLDGQGLQDYIKSAFDPARPVAVNVIDIGGDSDGSTWQAVAQLTGGTFTGMPTSVTPELANAVAAALP, encoded by the coding sequence TCTGACTACGACGCGTTGTCGCCGGACATCCCGGAAGCCGACGACACCGCGACCGGCGCGATGGGATTCCGGGTGCCGGACGACTGGGCCGAGATGCATGGGATGTCTGCTGCCGACACCCCGCGTGCTGCGACCCCATCCCCCGCCACGCCGCCGGCCGACAACGGCGATCGGTACGAGACCGACGAGCCCAACGCCGACTACGGCGAACCCGATTACTCGGACCAGCCCGACCTCACCGGCGCCGACAGCATCACGCAGGCGTTCCCGTCCGTCCCGCGCCGGGCTTCGGTCCGCTCGCACGGCGGCGACTGGGAGGGTGGTGAATGGACCGGCAGCCACCGGGCCATCCAGACCAAGCGCCGCGGCGTCAGCGTCGGCGTCATCGCCGCGCTCGTGACCGTCGTGGTCGTCGTCGCCGCGGTGATCCTGTGGCGATTCTTCGGCAGCGTGTTGTCCGACCGCAGCCGCGAGGCCTCGGCGCGGTGCGTGTCCGGCTCGGTCAGCGTCCCCGTGCTGGCCGACCCGTCGATCTCCGACGCGCTCAACTCGCTGGCGGGCAAGTACAGCCAGTCCGCCGCACCCATCGGCGACAAGTGCGTCAAGGTCGAGGTCAAGGCGAGCGATCCGACCACCGTCGTCGACGGCGTGGTGAACAAGTGGCCGTCGAACCTCGGGCCCCGGCCCGCGTTGTGGATTCCGGCCAGCTCGGTGTCGGCAGCCCGGCTGGTGGCCGGCGCCGGTGAGCAGGCGGTCAGCGGTGACGCCAAGTCGCTGGCGACCTCGCCAGTGCTGTTGGCGGTCCGGCCGCAGCTCAAAGATGCGCTGTCACAGCAGAATTGGGGCACGCTGCCGGCCCTGCAGACGACGCCGACGGCGCTGGACGGCCTGAGCCTGCCCGGCTGGGGTTCGCTGCGGCTCGCCGTGCCGACCGCCGACAACAGTGACGCGGCGTATCTGGCCGCCGAGGCCGTCGCCGCCGCGGCGGCCGATGGTGGTCCGGTCAACGCCGGTGCCGGTGCGGTACACCGGTTGACGGCCGCGCAGCCGAAGCTCGCGGACCCGAAGGCCTCTACGGCGCTGGACGCGCTGATCTCCGCGAGTGACCCGGCCACGGCGCCGGTGCACGCGGTCGTCACCACCGAACAGCAGCTCTACCAGCGGTCGCAACACACCGACAACGCCAAGGGCAAGCTGGCGGCCTGGCTGCCACCCGGCGCGCCGGCGGTCGCCGACTACCCGGCCGTGCTGCTCGCCGGCGAGGGCCTGTCGCACGAGGCGGTCACCGCGGCCAGCGAGTTCGAACGCTTCCTGCGCAAGCCCGAACAGCTCGCCGAGCTGTCCAAGGCCGGCTTCCGCGTCGACGGCGGCAATCCCCCGAAGAACGACGTGGTGAACCTCGGCTCCCTGCCCGACGCCCTGTCGGTCGGCGACACGGGCACGCGCGCCACGCTGGCCAATGCCGTCGGCGGCACGTCGAAGGCCGCCGCCGTGACGATCATGCTGGACCAGTCGATGCCGACCAGCGACGGCGCCAAGACCCGGCTCGGCAATGTGACCACAGCGCTCATGGACCGGCTCAAGGCGATGTCGCCGAACAGCTCGGTGGGGCTGTGGACGTTCGACGGGGTGTCGGGCCGCAACGAGATTCCGGCGGCTCCGCTGAGCGACCAGGCGCATGCGTCGCAGCTGATCTCGAACCTGAACAACCAGAGCTCGTCGGGCGGCGGTCACGTCTCGTTCACGACGCTGCGCATGCTCTACGGCGACGCGATCTCGAAATACGTCGACGGCCAGGCGAATTCGATCCTGCTGATCACGTCCGGCCCGCACACCGACCAGTCACTGGACGGCCAGGGCCTGCAGGACTACATCAAGTCGGCGTTCGATCCGGCCCGCCCGGTGGCGGTCAACGTCATCGACATCGGTGGCGACTCGGACGGCTCGACGTGGCAGGCCGTCGCGCAGCTCACCGGCGGCACATTCACCGGCATGCCGACCTCGGTGACGCCGGAACTGGCCAACGCCGTCGCCGCTGCCCTGCCCTAG